In Leptospira bouyouniensis, the following proteins share a genomic window:
- a CDS encoding Crp/Fnr family transcriptional regulator, with the protein MIKKYITNPSPESLLKAFSGCKELSFEKDEFLFHSGDDVAYMDLLVNGDLQVFKYDGNLNEVTLTFFRPVSIIAEWAVIQGIPYPASARFTKTSTIIRMPLIEVQTRLNSNIELNHILMHSLMNKIETLNLAINRGLTMDAMQRVAHFLFYGTPDSLALKQTQMASLLYLRPETFSRILKQLKDQGLVDTQRGEIKILDKEGLLKILA; encoded by the coding sequence ATGATCAAAAAATATATTACAAATCCTAGTCCAGAATCATTGCTAAAAGCATTTTCTGGATGCAAAGAACTATCATTCGAAAAGGACGAATTTTTATTCCATTCAGGTGATGATGTTGCCTATATGGATCTTTTAGTAAATGGTGATCTTCAGGTTTTTAAATATGATGGAAATTTGAATGAAGTAACATTAACTTTTTTTAGACCAGTGAGTATCATAGCTGAATGGGCTGTCATCCAAGGGATTCCTTACCCTGCATCTGCCAGATTTACAAAAACAAGTACAATCATTAGAATGCCGCTTATTGAAGTTCAAACTCGATTAAACTCGAATATTGAACTTAACCATATTCTAATGCACTCCTTGATGAATAAAATTGAAACTTTAAACCTGGCAATCAATCGTGGGTTGACCATGGATGCCATGCAACGAGTAGCTCATTTTTTATTTTATGGAACTCCAGATTCTCTCGCCTTAAAACAAACTCAAATGGCTTCATTATTATACCTTAGACCTGAAACTTTTTCTAGGATCTTGAAACAGCTTAAAGACCAAGGTTTGGTTGATACTCAAAGAGGGGAAATTAAAATCCTCGATAAAGAAGGTCTATTGAAAATTTTAGCATAG
- a CDS encoding 7TM-DISM domain-containing protein: MKSLPFYRILLFFLFLISFNCSRTTDENTVVLRLDGEDWGIYFNDNADLLNPEFNPNNLDIITVPNNFRNINKSYRGSIWIRKSFEITTEQHQKSLALQLGKVYQSDEVFVNGVLIGKNNSAFGKDPEEYAFGRPRIYPIPHDLLLEGENVLIIKIDSSLSTSAGIITGPIRILTYEEALNGNLYDSLVELIFVGFYLFIALFFFINFFNLRDKKEYLSFSVLALIFSGYELCKNEVRFLIFNHFAVLKFLEYSFLLILPYGFIQFIQDFFELKLFKYQRIYLLFQFFFIAVFLIIQNPVFWYNFIGYWDIHLLAVIGYAIYVTIIKFREQKRGSTIHLLALVYLLYSILKEILIERGYLNSPSSLETSFLVYLILMTLALRFQFLMMKRKLQNRYERLKEADSLREKIFFYMDAMISGPLKLMKEKLAAYRESNQKTKDKNLVKEVIEVQSSIDNVMDDIIELSRLEVLKEVPFKEQVNFISFINDVIPEDDITYSIKVNPETEIHNSLDLINSVVVRLVDFPPFKEFNHNDLIITQDLKGNVHFRFLLFHNNSKVAQKLFNELSENYNQLTPIKVKWAIILEIVRLLGAKIDFKIIKKKYLKIDLGIAAIVPVSELQPIQESKIASNPNINSKKSEKEDWRVTLKRIWKFLKETEIKIPNFKKKK; the protein is encoded by the coding sequence ATGAAATCCTTACCATTCTATCGTATTCTCTTATTTTTTCTATTTTTGATTTCGTTCAATTGTTCTCGTACAACAGACGAAAACACCGTCGTACTAAGGCTAGACGGAGAAGACTGGGGAATTTATTTCAATGATAATGCAGATCTTCTAAATCCAGAATTCAATCCGAATAATTTAGATATCATAACGGTTCCTAATAATTTTCGCAACATAAACAAATCTTATAGAGGATCCATTTGGATAAGAAAAAGTTTTGAAATTACCACGGAACAACACCAAAAATCATTAGCACTTCAATTGGGAAAAGTATACCAATCCGATGAAGTTTTTGTGAATGGAGTTCTCATTGGCAAAAATAACTCTGCTTTCGGTAAAGACCCAGAAGAATATGCTTTTGGTAGACCTCGAATTTATCCAATCCCTCACGATTTATTGCTCGAAGGTGAAAATGTTCTTATTATTAAAATTGATTCTTCATTATCCACATCAGCAGGTATCATCACTGGCCCAATTCGAATTCTTACATATGAAGAAGCCCTAAATGGTAACTTATATGATTCATTGGTAGAACTCATATTTGTTGGATTCTATTTATTCATCGCATTATTTTTCTTTATCAATTTCTTTAACTTACGAGATAAAAAAGAATACCTTAGTTTCAGTGTTTTAGCACTTATCTTTTCCGGTTATGAACTTTGCAAAAACGAAGTCCGATTTTTAATTTTTAATCATTTCGCCGTTTTAAAATTTCTGGAATATTCGTTTTTATTAATACTACCGTATGGTTTTATTCAATTTATCCAAGATTTTTTTGAATTAAAACTATTCAAATACCAAAGAATCTACTTATTGTTTCAGTTTTTCTTTATCGCTGTATTTCTGATCATTCAAAACCCAGTGTTTTGGTATAATTTTATTGGATATTGGGATATCCATCTACTTGCTGTGATCGGTTATGCGATTTACGTAACCATTATAAAGTTTCGAGAACAAAAAAGAGGATCTACGATCCATTTGTTGGCTCTAGTATACTTACTTTATTCAATTCTAAAAGAAATTCTAATTGAAAGAGGTTATTTAAATTCTCCATCTTCGCTTGAAACCAGCTTTTTAGTGTATTTGATTTTGATGACCTTAGCACTTCGTTTTCAATTTTTGATGATGAAACGAAAACTTCAGAATCGATATGAAAGATTAAAAGAAGCAGATTCACTTAGAGAAAAAATATTTTTTTATATGGATGCGATGATTTCAGGGCCACTGAAGTTAATGAAGGAAAAACTTGCAGCCTACAGAGAGTCCAACCAAAAAACAAAAGATAAAAACCTTGTAAAAGAAGTAATTGAAGTCCAATCGTCGATAGACAATGTGATGGATGATATTATCGAACTTTCCAGATTAGAAGTATTGAAAGAAGTTCCATTTAAAGAACAGGTGAACTTTATTTCATTTATCAATGATGTAATCCCTGAAGATGATATTACTTACTCAATCAAAGTAAATCCTGAAACCGAAATTCATAATAGTTTAGATTTAATCAATTCTGTAGTCGTACGTCTCGTAGATTTTCCACCGTTCAAAGAATTCAATCATAATGACTTAATTATAACTCAGGACTTAAAAGGCAATGTTCATTTCCGTTTTTTACTTTTTCATAACAATTCAAAAGTTGCGCAAAAGTTATTTAACGAATTATCTGAAAATTACAATCAATTAACACCTATCAAAGTTAAGTGGGCAATTATCTTAGAAATTGTGCGTTTGTTAGGTGCTAAAATTGATTTCAAAATTATCAAAAAAAAGTATTTAAAAATTGATTTAGGAATAGCAGCAATTGTACCTGTCTCAGAATTACAACCTATTCAAGAATCTAAAATCGCATCAAATCCGAATATCAATTCGAAAAAATCAGAAAAAGAAGATTGGAGAGTCACTTTAAAACGCATTTGGAAATTTTTAAAAGAAACTGAAATTAAAATTCCAAACTTTAAAAAGAAAAAGTAA
- a CDS encoding sensor histidine kinase, with translation MISKARLFQFLFGFSLFFSPTVFSLVAEPCGTMISSFEKPIVLKSDWYFRKGDNLDWRDESVEETFWVKRSVPDYGISKTENLTGYHWYRCSFYLPDNYTTPVEPIAIQLGRIRDIDEFYLNGTLIDKTGSVLPRMEVDFQKIRIYSLPTHLLKPGLNVMAIRIYAATNLNGLKEAPTIAKERLLRESVFSKELFAMVCGYVFIFMGIYFLVGSIVRGRAGENFFFALFSIFMGIYVLIRTQHRDILFQSFTWSYVVELLVLICLPVFFINFMHQYLKMKRNMVLLVYEIFLSVLFIITLFFRNPKTWILVIALFNYALPIAMGLVIYLFVKNGTRNIKKVKFILIGIACLLPTILIDSLSALEIIISMPGTLYLGFLIFLVMISIQLSNDIVLGLENYIGQEKELIQMERVKTGFLINLSSEFKSGMEKIKTAIDNITTNQGKSQVKEATKPSTKKAAKKKSKTVSTPKQSGDPIKQAEDHISYMSYMVEEAILLRRLEEKTYIPFYETFSVSELIKNCVASVENHLGQHRKNAFIDVRPNDLEIYFPKELFFCILRNLVENAYQYTDPKTDIHIEFYNRDGFHQLIVMDEGMGLSQLEMETIFQKFVRGYRDKKNEIPGAGIGLTLVEASTNFLSGTVSLKSSEGMGAKFTIRIPEKPKK, from the coding sequence ATGATTTCGAAAGCCCGTTTATTCCAATTTTTATTTGGGTTCTCTTTGTTTTTTTCACCAACTGTTTTCAGTTTGGTGGCTGAACCTTGTGGAACCATGATTTCCTCTTTTGAAAAACCTATAGTTCTAAAATCAGATTGGTATTTTCGCAAAGGTGACAATTTAGATTGGCGTGATGAGTCAGTTGAGGAAACATTTTGGGTAAAACGATCTGTCCCAGATTACGGCATATCTAAAACCGAGAACCTAACAGGATATCATTGGTATCGCTGTTCATTTTATTTACCTGACAATTATACAACTCCAGTCGAACCAATTGCTATCCAATTAGGGCGAATTCGTGATATTGATGAATTTTACCTCAATGGAACTTTGATTGATAAAACTGGATCTGTACTTCCTAGAATGGAAGTTGATTTTCAAAAGATTAGAATCTATTCTCTGCCAACCCATTTACTAAAACCTGGTTTAAATGTAATGGCAATTCGGATTTATGCTGCTACCAATTTGAATGGGCTAAAAGAAGCACCTACAATAGCCAAAGAACGTTTGTTACGTGAATCAGTTTTCTCAAAAGAACTGTTTGCTATGGTATGTGGGTATGTTTTTATTTTTATGGGAATTTACTTTTTAGTAGGTTCCATTGTTCGCGGTAGAGCCGGTGAAAATTTCTTTTTTGCACTCTTTTCCATTTTTATGGGTATTTATGTTCTCATTCGAACCCAGCACCGAGATATATTATTCCAAAGTTTTACATGGTCTTATGTTGTAGAGCTCTTAGTTCTCATATGTTTACCTGTTTTTTTCATCAACTTTATGCACCAATACCTAAAAATGAAACGAAATATGGTATTACTTGTATATGAAATATTCCTTTCAGTTTTATTTATCATCACTTTATTCTTTAGAAATCCTAAGACATGGATATTAGTCATTGCACTCTTCAATTATGCCTTACCGATTGCAATGGGACTTGTGATTTATTTGTTTGTTAAAAACGGAACTAGAAATATTAAAAAAGTAAAATTTATTTTAATTGGAATCGCATGTTTATTACCTACGATCTTAATAGATAGTCTTTCTGCACTAGAGATTATTATTTCGATGCCAGGAACTTTATACTTAGGATTCTTAATATTCTTAGTTATGATTTCGATTCAATTGTCGAATGATATCGTTCTAGGATTGGAAAACTATATAGGCCAAGAAAAAGAACTCATCCAAATGGAAAGGGTAAAAACTGGCTTTCTCATCAACTTGTCTTCAGAATTTAAATCCGGAATGGAAAAAATCAAAACTGCGATTGATAATATTACAACCAATCAGGGTAAATCGCAAGTTAAAGAAGCAACAAAACCATCTACCAAAAAAGCTGCTAAGAAAAAAAGTAAAACTGTTTCTACTCCAAAACAAAGTGGAGATCCGATCAAACAAGCTGAAGACCACATATCATACATGAGTTATATGGTCGAAGAAGCAATATTACTCAGGCGACTAGAGGAAAAAACATATATTCCTTTTTATGAAACTTTTTCTGTTTCTGAATTGATTAAAAATTGCGTTGCTAGTGTTGAAAATCATCTAGGTCAACATAGAAAAAATGCTTTTATTGATGTGAGACCAAATGATTTGGAAATTTATTTTCCAAAAGAATTATTTTTCTGTATTTTAAGAAATTTAGTCGAAAACGCATACCAATACACTGATCCCAAAACTGATATTCATATAGAGTTTTATAATCGAGATGGCTTTCATCAATTGATTGTAATGGATGAAGGTATGGGTCTTAGCCAATTGGAAATGGAAACAATTTTCCAAAAATTTGTCAGAGGATACCGAGACAAAAAAAATGAAATTCCAGGAGCAGGAATTGGTTTAACTTTAGTTGAAGCTTCTACAAACTTTTTATCGGGTACTGTTAGTTTAAAATCAAGCGAAGGAATGGGAGCTAAGTTTACAATTCGTATCCCAGAAAAGCCAAAAAAATGA
- the fliH gene encoding flagellar assembly protein FliH, producing the protein MAKLVFKPIQIADLQEEVEIQLPDKYKKFHKTDEQEDFEIDQEGNIIEQYQGPSIEEIEAELQRYRQETEEQVRQLLEDAKKQAKAIEEEGRTKAFQMVQDSKEKIKLEEDSGRAKAEQILDRAKMEVERMIKEAEMKQAEIEHEAYQKGYDAGREVGFKKGQGEVRRLIDRLGTIIGKAIDIREEMIAASEKQMVEMILVIARKVIKDEIIERKEIVLNNIREAMKRIKDRDRIDIRVNFADLELTTAHKDELIKLMESLRKVNIYEDSRVDRGGVIIETDVGAIDARISTQLKEIEEAIRNVEPI; encoded by the coding sequence ATGGCAAAACTAGTTTTTAAACCCATTCAAATTGCCGACTTACAAGAAGAAGTTGAAATCCAACTTCCTGATAAGTACAAAAAATTTCATAAAACTGATGAACAAGAAGACTTCGAGATAGACCAAGAAGGGAATATCATCGAACAATACCAAGGTCCATCGATTGAAGAGATCGAAGCGGAGCTCCAAAGGTATCGCCAAGAAACTGAAGAACAAGTACGCCAATTATTAGAAGACGCAAAAAAACAAGCGAAGGCCATTGAAGAAGAAGGAAGGACCAAAGCCTTCCAAATGGTCCAAGATTCTAAAGAAAAAATCAAACTAGAAGAAGACTCTGGTCGTGCTAAAGCGGAACAAATCTTAGATCGTGCGAAGATGGAAGTCGAACGTATGATCAAAGAAGCTGAAATGAAACAGGCTGAGATCGAACACGAGGCATACCAAAAAGGGTATGATGCAGGTCGTGAAGTTGGATTCAAAAAAGGCCAAGGGGAAGTGAGACGACTTATTGACCGATTGGGAACCATCATAGGAAAGGCAATTGATATTCGTGAAGAAATGATTGCTGCTTCCGAAAAACAAATGGTAGAGATGATTCTTGTGATTGCTAGAAAAGTAATCAAAGACGAAATCATTGAACGTAAAGAAATTGTACTCAATAATATTCGAGAGGCGATGAAACGAATTAAAGATCGAGATCGTATCGATATTCGTGTGAACTTCGCTGACCTTGAACTGACAACTGCTCATAAAGATGAACTCATCAAATTAATGGAATCACTCAGAAAGGTAAATATCTACGAAGATTCAAGAGTGGATCGTGGTGGTGTGATCATCGAAACAGATGTGGGAGCTATCGACGCAAGGATTTCTACTCAGCTCAAAGAAATCGAAGAGGCAATTCGAAACGTAGAACCAATATGA
- a CDS encoding FliG C-terminal domain-containing protein has translation MASSSGPNKAALAYQILGQYLPDEVFAHLTDSEIESLLLKVETNPSPTKGQEKDILLSFTNFLQKKGIQSNQRKPNPAVRGMGSTVSTSIPYGNPTSHGYPNENGMKTEFSQGKTPITGGNGNVYNVSRNLEMPNGANSAQEPPESNELYSLIEEILKEEDAKRVGPIWAELPKFSTEMLRNLSSDESPEVVARVLSFSDPETASEVLAEYPESLREEVILALAGIDFHSDRERDQLERFLRFKMELIEKKMPVSKIRSRKAKTAGEILTRLPFLPSQNLIERIQKKSPEYAETIVEHYFRLEDLLHLGRTSLTRFFSEIHPLVIACALKGVETEFRDQVYSNLESWLVKEIKIEWDSLGPVSLAEIEEAQKGILDRLREAMDEGKVKLWRLK, from the coding sequence ATGGCATCTTCTTCCGGACCCAACAAAGCTGCGCTTGCATACCAAATTTTAGGCCAGTACCTACCGGATGAAGTGTTCGCCCATTTAACAGATTCCGAAATTGAATCCTTGTTGTTGAAAGTGGAAACGAACCCTTCACCAACCAAAGGCCAAGAAAAAGACATCTTATTATCTTTCACCAATTTCCTTCAAAAAAAAGGAATCCAGTCAAACCAAAGGAAACCAAACCCAGCGGTTCGCGGCATGGGTAGCACTGTTTCTACTTCGATTCCTTATGGGAATCCCACATCCCACGGATATCCAAATGAAAATGGTATGAAAACCGAGTTTTCCCAAGGAAAAACACCAATCACTGGTGGAAATGGGAATGTTTACAATGTTTCCCGCAATCTTGAAATGCCGAATGGAGCCAACAGTGCACAAGAACCGCCGGAATCGAATGAACTGTACTCATTAATTGAAGAAATTCTAAAAGAAGAAGATGCCAAGCGGGTTGGACCAATTTGGGCAGAACTCCCAAAGTTTTCAACGGAGATGTTACGAAACCTAAGTTCAGATGAATCACCAGAGGTGGTGGCAAGAGTTCTGAGTTTTTCGGATCCAGAAACCGCATCGGAAGTGCTAGCGGAATACCCAGAATCCCTCCGCGAAGAAGTCATTTTGGCACTCGCTGGAATCGATTTCCATTCCGACAGAGAAAGGGACCAATTAGAACGTTTCCTACGATTCAAAATGGAACTGATCGAGAAAAAAATGCCGGTCTCCAAAATCCGAAGCCGGAAAGCCAAAACCGCCGGTGAAATCCTGACAAGACTTCCTTTTTTGCCATCTCAAAATTTAATTGAACGAATTCAGAAAAAAAGCCCAGAATATGCCGAAACTATAGTAGAACACTACTTTCGTTTGGAAGACCTCCTTCATTTAGGAAGGACAAGTCTCACTCGATTTTTTTCCGAGATCCACCCTCTTGTCATTGCATGTGCGCTAAAAGGGGTAGAGACTGAATTTCGTGACCAGGTATATTCCAATTTGGAATCTTGGCTTGTGAAAGAGATAAAGATCGAATGGGATTCGTTAGGTCCTGTTTCACTAGCAGAGATTGAAGAAGCCCAAAAGGGAATCTTGGATCGTTTGCGGGAAGCAATGGATGAAGGCAAAGTGAAACTTTGGAGATTGAAGTAA